In Eretmochelys imbricata isolate rEreImb1 chromosome 14, rEreImb1.hap1, whole genome shotgun sequence, a genomic segment contains:
- the LOC144274878 gene encoding zinc finger protein RFP-like, with the protein MWLLEVGEEAARAAVNPAQLLSGELTCSVCLDYFNDPVYLDCGHNFCQACITQCWEALSTNFPCPECRETFSQSDRNFKPNRQLRNIVEASRTLTLEPTKEPEVGTVCEKHQKALDVFCQEDQTPICLVCHLSQDHREHTVVPIEEAAQNYKDQIWSLVEILKEEREDILSFKLSGESKRHELLKQLETEKRKTVSEFQQLRQFLEEQERLQLAQLDELNKEIEKGRAEYVAKLSEEISSFSSLITEMEQKCQQPASEFLQDIKDILSRCGREQFQNPVAFSSELKWRIWESSQRNASLKTIMKKFKGLLSSRQQLHKVNVTLDPDTAHHDLTVSADRKSVRWGDTEQDPPDNPERFDSLPCVLGCAGFTSGRHYWEVEMEREGVCVVGVAKESVSRKGWISLNRKGGIWAVECSEDQYQALTSPVQHIALSPSQAPRRIRVYLDYEQRQVAFFDAGNGDLIITFPPASFAGERIHPFFWVDLSVRLL; encoded by the exons atgTGGCTTCTGGAGgtgggagaag AAGCCgccagggctgctgtgaatccAGCACAACTGCTCTCAGGTGAACTGACTTGTTCAGTGTGTCTAGATTATTTTAACGATCCAGTGTATCTAGattgtgggcacaatttctgccagGCCTGCATCACTCAGTGCTGGGAGGCACTGAGTACAAACTTCCCCTGTCCTGAGTGCAGAGAAACCTTTTCccagagtgacag AAACTTCAAACCAAACAGACAGCTAAGGAATATTGTAGAAGCTTCCAGAACACTTACACTGGAGCCAACAAAAGAACCAGAAGTTGGGACAGTGTGTGAAAAACACCAGAAGGCTTTAGATGTCTTCTGCCAAGAGGATCAAACACCCATTTGTTTGGTTTGTCATCTGTCCCAAGATCACAGAGAACACACTGTGGTTCCcatagaggaggctgcccagaaTTACAAG GACCAAATCTGGAGCCTTGTGGAGATtttgaaggaagagagagaagatatTCTGTCATTTAAACTGAGCGGGGAAAGTAAACGCCATGAACTCCTG AAACAGCTAGAAACTGAGAAGCGGAAGACTGTGTCTGAATTTCAGCAACTGCGGCAGTTTTTGGAGGAACAAGAGCGACTCCAGCTGGCCCAGTTGGATGAGCTGAATAAGGAAATTGAAAAGGGGAGGGCTGAGTATGTTGCCAAATTATCTGAAGAAATATCTTCTTTCAGTTCCCTGATCACTGAGATGGAGCAGAAGTGCCAGCAGCCAGcgagtgaattcctgcag GACATCAAAGACATCTTGAGCAG ATGTGGGAGGGAGCAGTTTCAGAACCCTGTGGCCTTTTCTTCTGAACTAAAATGGAGAATCTGGGAATCTTCTCAAAGAAATGCATCTCTGAAGACCATAATGAAGAAATTCAAAG GTTTACTGTCGTCTAGACAGCAGTTGCACAAAG tgaatgtgactctggatccagacacggcccATCACGACCTCACCGTGTCTGCGGATAGGAAAAGCGTGAGATGGGGAGACACAGAGCAGGATCCGCCCGACAACCCTGAGAGATTTGACTCTCtgccctgtgtgctgggctgtgcGGGATTCACCTCGGGGAGACATTACTGGGAGGTGGAGATGGAGCGGGAGGGAGTCTGTGTTGTGGGGGTGGCCAAAGAGTCTGTGAGCAGGAAGGGATGGATCAGCCTTAACCGCAagggggggatctgggctgtggagTGCAGTGAGGATCAGTACCAGGCTCTCACATCCCCTGTGCAGCACATCGCCTTGTCCCCGAGCCAGGCACCCCGCAGGATCCGGGTTTATCTGGACTATGAACAGAGGCAGGTGGCGTTTTTTGATGCTGGTAATGGGGACCTGATCATCACTTTCCCGCCGGCCTCTTTCGCCGGGGAGAGAATCCACCCGTTCTTCTGGGTTGATCTTAGTGTGCGGCTCCTCTAG
- the LOC144274880 gene encoding uncharacterized protein LOC144274880, whose product MTSLGIPIPTPDLIARLERGEEPWVPDLQAAEERESSRGTCTGERTVSENKEENPHQEGPGKVEPQERFLRRAEGNFSQFLEQGEAWGDRHRSEMQLGNYPEKKLDESTELGGGCKDPKETTVQHTSHNEEKPYKCLNCGRRFHFGANLIKHWRTHTGEKSCECLDCGKSFSEMSQVILHQRVPTGEIAYKCLECGKSFNERTHLMAHQTTHTGEKPCKCLECRKCFIESSSLTIHGRIHTGERSYKCLECGKCFVDRTKLTIHQRIHTGERPHKCLDCVERFIQMSQLIIHRRMHIGERPYKCLECGKSFTEKSQLILHQRTHTGERSYKCLECGKSFSQSSNLIAHKRTHTGERPYKCSDCGKTFSQRSYLTKHGRIHTGESPYKCLDYGKSFSKTSELTKHKRIHKGERP is encoded by the exons atgacctcgctgg GAATCCCCATTCCCACACCTGACCTCATCGCccggctggaacgaggggaagagccgtgggtcCCGGATCTCCAGGCCGCCGAGGAAAGGGAGAGCTCGAGAGGCACCTGCACAG GTGAGAGGACAGTGAGTGAGAACAAGGAGGAGAATCCGCATCAGGAAGGGCCGGGGAAAGTGGAACCACAGGAGAGGTTTTTGagaagagctgaagggaatttttcccagTTCTTGGAACAGGGTGAAGCCTGGGGAGATCGACACAGATCAGAGATGCAGCTTGGAAACTATCCCGAGAAGAAACTGGATGAATCCACTGAACTTGGCGGAGGATGTAAGGATCCCAAGGAAACCACAGTGCAACACACAAGTCACAATGAAGAGAAACCCTACAAATGCCTCAACTGTGGGAGAAGATTCCATTTTGGTGCAAACCTTATTAAACATtggagaacccacacaggagagaagtcCTGtgaatgcttggactgtgggaaaagcttcagtgagATGTCACAAGTTATTCTACACCAGAGAGTGCCCACAGGAGAGATAGCCTATAAATGCCtggagtgcgggaaaagctttaaTGAGAGGACACACCTTATGGCACATCAGacaacccacacaggagagaagccctgtAAATGCCTCGAGTGTAGGAAATGTTTTATCGAAAGTTCATCCCTTACTATACATggaagaatccacacaggagaaagatcctataaatgccttgagtgtgggaaatgTTTTGTTGACAGAACAAAACTTACTattcatcagagaatccacacaggagagagaccccataaatgcTTAGACTGTGTGGAACGCTTCATTCAGATGTCACAACTCATTATACACCGGAGGATGCACATAGGAGAGAGACCGTATAAATgcttggagtgtgggaaaagcttcactgagAAGTCACAACTTATTCTacaccagagaacccacacaggagagagatccTATAAATGCCTTGAATGTGGAAAAAGTTTTAGTCAGAGCTCAAATCTTATTGCACATAAGCgaacccacacaggagaaagaccctataaatgctcagactgtgggaaaactttcagtCAGCGCTCATACCTTACTaaacatgggagaatccacacaggagagagccCTTATAAATGCCTTGACtatgggaaaagcttcagtaagACCTCAGAGCTGACCAAACATAAGAGAATACACAAGggtgagagaccctag